GACCGGCATCCATGGGGTGCCGGTCATTCATTTTTAGCACCTCTGAGGGCGCATAGCCGAAGCGGCGTTTAAACGCTTTGCTGAAATGAAAAGAGTCAAAGAAGTTCAGCATCCCCGCCACCTTACCCACGGTATTCCCCTCCTGCTTCAATAACGACTGTGCCAGTTCCAGTTGCGCATTGAGGTAGTACTCTTTTGGCGTTTTACCGGTATAGCGGAGAAACAGACGCCGCAGCCAGGGCTCACTGCACTGCATGGCATCAGCCATGTCGGCCACGCTCCAGCGCTTTTGCGGGTTGGCGTGGAGAGCGGCTATCAGGTTTTCCAGCTTTTGAAGTTGGCGGTCTTTGTTGCCACTTTCGGCAATCAGGCAAATCCATTGATAGATGATTTTCGTTAAATAGGCGACGGCCAGATTATTTTTTAGCGGATCGCGGTCTGCAATCAATAATGCTACTTCATTTAACTCTTTATTAAATACATCACCATGATAAATCGTTCCAATTTGCAATATCGGAATCGGCATCAGCGTGGTAGGAATAAACTCCATCCAGTACTGCTCCCAGACCAGGCCAGCACAGTGATAGGATTTTATCTCAATAGGTTTTAAGAATATGACGCAGTTCCCATTCAGAGTAATTTCTGAGTTGTCTTTAAGATATATTTTCCCGCATCCCTGCAGGGTATATATCGCCACCCAGGAGTTAGCGATAAGCGGTTTCTTTTTATCGCGTGGCCAGCTGACCCGGTAGCTTTCATCAGCAAGGGTATGCCATAGCGAGAGCAGGGAAATCCCGCTTGAGATCACATTTTCTTCCAGAACTAACGGAATATTATACGTAGTTTCGTTTTTTACATGCGAAATTTGTATTTTTCCATTCATTTTAATTTCCCATCAGCGAATGATGCCTGCAACCTGATAGGGGGAATTTAGCAAAAAAATAACCGTTCAGGGATACATTACCCATTATTTTATGAATCTCATCGCCTTACCTGGATAAAACGCTATTCCTTTGTACCTAATAGCACCAGGATATAATGACAAACAAGGGCTACAAGATGAATGCGATACAAATTTTGAGCTTTGTCGGTTTTACATTGCTGGTAGCTATCATTACCTGGTTGAAGGTAAGAAAAGCAGATACCGGCTCACAGCAGGGCTATTTTCTTGCCGGACGTTCGCTGAAAGCGCCGGTTATTGCCGCCTCGCTGATGTTAACCAACTTATCGACCGAACAGCTGGTGGGGTTATCCGGGCAGGCCTACAGAAGCGGCATGTCGGTGATGGGCTGGGAGGTGACCTCGGCGGTTACGCTGATCTTCCTGGCGCTGATCTTTCTGCCTCGCTACTTGCAGCGCGGCATCGCTACCATCCCGGACTTTCTCGAAGAGCGTTACGATAAAAC
This Klebsiella sp. RHBSTW-00484 DNA region includes the following protein-coding sequences:
- a CDS encoding helix-turn-helix transcriptional regulator codes for the protein MNGKIQISHVKNETTYNIPLVLEENVISSGISLLSLWHTLADESYRVSWPRDKKKPLIANSWVAIYTLQGCGKIYLKDNSEITLNGNCVIFLKPIEIKSYHCAGLVWEQYWMEFIPTTLMPIPILQIGTIYHGDVFNKELNEVALLIADRDPLKNNLAVAYLTKIIYQWICLIAESGNKDRQLQKLENLIAALHANPQKRWSVADMADAMQCSEPWLRRLFLRYTGKTPKEYYLNAQLELAQSLLKQEGNTVGKVAGMLNFFDSFHFSKAFKRRFGYAPSEVLKMNDRHPMDAGQQD